Genomic DNA from Haloplanus sp. HW8-1:
TGACGTGGGGTGCCTCCCAACTCTCGCCGAGGCGACGGGCTATCGTCGACCGCATCCCGGAGAGGGACCGTTCCTCGCGGACGGTACGTCCCGCTCCGTCGTCGCTCACGGGCGTCTCTCCCCCCTCGACTCCGTCGGTGCCGGGCGTGGTAGCGCCGTCCACGTCGTCGGCGCGAATCGAACCGTGCGGTCCCGTCCCCCGAACGTCCCCGAGGGTGACGCCACGTTTGTGTGCCAGCTTCCGCGCTCGCGGCGTCGCCAGTACCTCGCCGTCCGCCCCCGCGGCCGACGTTCCGTCGTTCGCGGGCCGGTCGCGCACCGCATTCTCGACGTCCGCGACGGTCACTGCGCTCTTCGGACCGGTGCCACGGACCGACGCGAGAGAGACGCCCGTCTCGTCGGCGCGACGGCGCGCCTTCGGCGTCGCCCGGACCGTGTCGGACTCGCCGCGGCGGGCCGTCCCGTCTGCGCCCCGGGGCCCCGGTCCCGGTTCAGACGCCGCGTCCGCGGTCCAGTCGGCGTCGTCCGGCGCGGCGTCGGTGCCCGTCCGGTCGTCGGTCTCGACACCCTCGTCCTCGACGGTCGCGAGGAGATCGTCCACGTCGGCGTCCGCCGGGGCCACGATGGCCATCGCGGTCCCGGGAGCGACTTCCGCACCCTCGTCGAGGAGCGTCCGCCGGACCACGCCCGACTTGCGGGCGGTGACCTCGGCGGTCGTCTTCTCCGACTCTATCTCCGCGATGACGTTCCCCTCGTCCACCGATTCACCCTCCACCGCGACCCAATCGAGGAGGACGCCAGTCTCCATCTCGACCCCCATCTTGGGCATGCGTACAACGTACGCCATCTACCGTTAGCCTCCGGGGTGTCGTACAAAAATCCTCCGCTCCGACCCGCCCCGTCACCGCGATGATGGCGTGACGGTCGAGTCACCGACCGACCACTCGGACGCCGCCGACGGCCACCTATCGGCGAGTTCAATATATGTGAACTACCAGGAGTGGAGGGCGGCGCGCAAACGCGTCTTCGCTCGCCACGGGGATTACAGACCTATTGATGTAAACCTCAGGAGCACACGTCGCGAGTTCACGGTCACCGGTGTCGCTGACTCGCCGTCCCCCTCCCCGTTCGGCAGGATTCTGCGGTGGACTGCTCAGCCACCTCACTGCCGGTGCGCGCGCCACGTCGTTCGATATATGTGAACTGCCCGGACGTCGATGCGTCAGTGAGTCGACGACCGCCGAGTTCCAGACCGTCGTTTCGGCCAGTCGGTCCGAGCATTGGGAGGCGAAGAGCCATTTGTTTCCAATATTACAAAATCTAACTCTATTAGGCAGGGCGGTGTTCAGATAAGGATGAAGGATGAGGCGGTGCGATTTTTGAGTGCCTATGCTCGAAACCGCCCGCCCCACGGTGGTAGCGACCGCTTCGAGTTAGGCTCTGTGGAGCGAGAGGTGACACCCGAGCCAGCGATGAAGCTCGGGATCCGACTCCGTTTGGTTGTAATATCAATTTCCAATACAATTCTAATTCTTGATAGTTTGGGTATCGAACGGTGTCGGCCCACCGTTCATAACTGGGTACAGAAGGCCGATTTACAGCCCACAGATGGTGCCAACCTGGATCACGTTGCGGTCGATGAAACCGTGATCCAGCTCAATACCGAGCGATATTGGCTGTACGCCGTGATCGATCCGGATATCAATCGCCTGCTCCATGTACGGCTATTTTCGACGAGAAAACAGGGATTGACCGAGATGTTCCTGTCTGAACTCCGTGACAAACATCTCGTCGACGACGTGATCTTTCTCGTCGACGGTACTCCGTGGTGTCAGGCGGCCTGCCATCGTCTCGGGCTGCGATTCCAGCATGTTACACGTGGGAATCGGTATGCCGTCGAACGTATCTTTCGAGAATCAAAACGACAAAAACACCAGTTCTCAAATGTTTTCAGTCACGTCGACCCGAGTACCGCCGAAAATTGGTTGCAAGCGTTCGCCTTCGCATGGAACCAGCTTATCTAGACACTACCACCCGGGGGGCACAAAGTATAATTATCGGGACAGTGACCCCTCGGTGATGGTAGATTACGAGATAGGTACTGACATCGGGGGGACCCACACCGACACGGTCGTCCTGACGTCGGGGGGCGAGCAGTACATCGCCAAAGCCCCGTCGACGCCGGACGACTTCAGCGTCGGTGTCCTCGACAGTCTCCGGGTGGTCTGTTCGGAACTGGGCGTCGATCTCGAGGAGTTGCTCGCGAACACCACGCGGTTCGTCAACGGGTCGACGGTCGCGACCAACACGAT
This window encodes:
- a CDS encoding dihydrolipoamide acetyltransferase family protein, whose amino-acid sequence is MAYVVRMPKMGVEMETGVLLDWVAVEGESVDEGNVIAEIESEKTTAEVTARKSGVVRRTLLDEGAEVAPGTAMAIVAPADADVDDLLATVEDEGVETDDRTGTDAAPDDADWTADAASEPGPGPRGADGTARRGESDTVRATPKARRRADETGVSLASVRGTGPKSAVTVADVENAVRDRPANDGTSAAGADGEVLATPRARKLAHKRGVTLGDVRGTGPHGSIRADDVDGATTPGTDGVEGGETPVSDDGAGRTVREERSLSGMRSTIARRLGESWEAPHVTVDRTVEVESVFAAAADADDVVSVTDVLLLAVSETLAEHPEFNATFEDGVHCVYEEHNVGIAVDLEDGLVTPVLRDVRDTPVTELAHERGVLTDRVRNRRHDPADLRGGTFTVSNLGPFGVDSFTPIINPPQVAILGVGTADEEPRQTDRGIEFRKTMTFSLSFDHRVVDGADAARFLETLASALDRVDELVEG
- a CDS encoding IS6 family transposase — translated: MKDEAVRFLSAYARNRPPHGGSDRFELGSVEREVTPEPAMKLGIRLRLVVISISNTILILDSLGIERCRPTVHNWVQKADLQPTDGANLDHVAVDETVIQLNTERYWLYAVIDPDINRLLHVRLFSTRKQGLTEMFLSELRDKHLVDDVIFLVDGTPWCQAACHRLGLRFQHVTRGNRYAVERIFRESKRQKHQFSNVFSHVDPSTAENWLQAFAFAWNQLI